In Setaria viridis chromosome 5, Setaria_viridis_v4.0, whole genome shotgun sequence, the genomic stretch acatagcaaaacatatgtatctaaaaaagccaaaacgacttacaatttgaaacggaggaagtaaaaTGTAATCACAGTTAAGGTTAAGGCTATCAAAATACATATGAAAACAACAGCACTAGATTTGTCCTCAACAGTCTTTTGCAATGTTAATCATACACCATCTGCTGTATTAAAATAATTGATGTTTTAGAACTCCATGGACCAAAGTCCACAATTTGCATATTTCTTCCCAAACTGTCCAAGCCTCATTTTAATGGCACTCTATTTCTTTTAGTAACTGCTACGAGGTGCAGGTATAAGGTTGCAGCTATAATATGCAGATACAGCAAAGAAAGCAAGGTAAATAAATGGGTCAGAGTAATCAATTTATCAGACACCAGTTCTTGTAAAAAGAACTATAAAACATCAAACACGTTAAAACGGAAATTCTTCAAATACAATGTTATCTAAATCACTTAAGGTGCTAGAAATTTTTGTGTTACCCAGTGAGAGAACTTGAAGCAAAAGACTCCAGATTCTTTAAAGAATCCATCCGGTTGGAAGGTCCAAGTTGTTCCAAGGATGGAAGTCCACTATTCAAGCCTGGTGATGCTAAAGCCCAAAGCACAGAACACACTTCGCGAGTCAAGTCACGTAGCAACTTCTCTTCCATGACCTCTACCTTCAGTTCTGACCCAGAAAGATTACCAATGTTGTCTGGAACCTTAGCCCGGCCCTCATGAAGAAGACTGGACCATGAATAGTGAAGAGCTTGCTGACAGTGAACAACTAATGGCTGCAAAAGGTTCACTAGCCACACTTGCCATAGATCAGCAGGGCAATGTTTAACAAATGGAATAATAACAAGGTGGATAAGTTGGCGCAAATGCCGAAACTCCATAACTTGCACATTCTCCATAAGAGCAAGGGTGACGGAGGAAGCCTCTGCACATCGAAAGAATGCTTCCCCAAGAGTAGCTGCCAATCCTAAAACATTGTACCTGTGGCATGACATTATTTACTTGTGTCAAAAAATATTACAACAAACAGGAGAGATTGTATCTTAACAATTGTGAACTGCAGTATACGATTGTTTCTGGTCATTGAAGTGTCGATTAAGTACATTTATACACTTGCAGGGAGTATAAGAATATCTCAAATTGACCAAGGGTTCAGATATTTATATGACATGAATAGTGTAGAACAAGGTTATGTTTGGTTTGAACCGCAAATTGCCCCACCAAAACTTTGCCGCCACCAAAACCAGGGAAAAATCAGGTGAAAGAAGGTCGTTTGGATTATAGCCACATCATGTACCAAGTATTTGGTAAAATTGGTACTGCAGCATTTGATTTAGAAACAAGTTCTGCTTCCAAAATTTTGTCAACTTACTCTTTCCATTGTTACTATAAAACCTTTTCCGCCTCTACCGAGTTTGTGCTTCAGTAGCTTGTTAGTTGTTTGAATAATCAGTTATACTAATCTTGTTTATGCTGTAGCTTAACCAAATATAGTATGATGTGTGGCATGGACCTTCTGTTGTGTTACTCAACCAAGACCGTGCAGTAGAGTAGATTGATGGGAATGAATCTGACATGAAGGATTCCACAGTAACACTTGATGAAGGTTTTTGCCACAATGAGCTTTTGCCCACAAATTTGCTGCAAAAGGATGGATCATTACCAACAAGGGGTGTTCATCAGTGCTGCGACGGTTTTGGTCCAAATTGTTCGATAGTTGCAGCTGCTTAATTTCCTTCACTGCCTGCTAGATTCATTCACAAATTTTATCTAGAAGGTTTGGTGGAAACTGTATTGCTCAGCCCTATTACCAACTATGCAAGGGTGATGCTGAGTTAGTAAATATACAGATAATAGTCAAATAGTTGGGGCGCTAACAATATCTCGCGAGACTAGTGAGGCTCCCAACCAAACACAATCAGATCCCACTCTAATCACAGATCACCCATGTTGCTGCTAATGTTGTTAGACtaacaataaaaagaaaattttccATGGCTTGGTTCCATTTTCGGCACAAGTATTCTCCAGTGACAATATCAGTTCATAATTCTTACCCGCTGTCTCGGATCCCGCGCAACCAGTTTTTTATGTTATTTTCCTTAGATTCTCCATCTCTTTGAACATCCAGCAATCCATCAGCAGGAGCAACCTGGCCTTTGGTAAGTTTACCTGTCTCTCCTAGAAGGCTAGCCTGCTCCGCAACAGTCATGCTTTTTGCTGCTTTGATTTCCCCCGTCTGAGACTGAGCAAACGGCTCAGCCCAAAGGGCATGTATGCATCGCAGCAGCTGAAAATTGAAAATCAGATTAATAAAGGGCAGCTAAAACGCTAGTTATTTATCAGCTTAGCCAGTGCAGAACAAGTAACAACATAATGATTATAACAGGATTCAGTAATATCATATAACTTCCATTCTTGTAGTTCTTATTAGTATTATCTCAACTGACAATCAAGAACTGCCAAACATACCCTTAAGAGAGGGGGCAGAATCCATGCTAGATGTGAAGACATTGGATGCAGATAGCCAGGTGCTGCTGTTGTGGTGGGTGCTTGTGGAGTTGCGGTAGACTTTTTGGTTCCACTCCTCTTCAGGGCCTTTTCAAAGAATGTAACTGTGTGATAAATTGACCACATAAATTGGCTATCAGCAAACATGTTTGTCAAACCGGTAGGGTCAGATAAGTATGCAGTTTGCCATTCCACTTGAGTCCACAGTTTGTTTAGAGGTTCAAGTAACCAGGCAAGGACTTCCTGTTGCTGTTGAATCCTAtggaaacaaacaaaaatacAAATTATAATAGAAGAACACCAAAAATACTTGTTGAAGGCTGTAGGCATAAATTCTAAAAGGTTTAGTGGCCAAATACCCAGCAGAGGATGCCATCACAAGAAACGCTTCACATAGATGATTATGTTCACCACGTAGTAAGCGACCCTCTCCTTGAAGGTAAGCCATGGTATCAGCAATGTTCTGTGCCATTTGAAAGGCATTTTAAGCAACCAAATGACCATATAAACAATGGTGAAAGAAACATCAAAGCATGATGCATGGAAAATTAGAACCAGCCCTAAAACATAGCTGCATTCTGATTTATTCAGATCCTTTTCAACTCAAGAATGCAAGTTGCCACACCCAGTAACCAAAGTTTATTATTTATGCTTTTCTTGCCTTGTTTCATAAATCAATAGCCATAATTTGTAGTTCAAAGGGAATGGTAATTGGATATGACTAGAAGATTCAATGTAACATGACCTGCATGTATTTACTATTTAGAATTCTTTACAAGGCCACAAAGCAATTACAAGGGTAGCAAACTCTGGCAAGGTACCAAATCACAAACCCCAGCCATGTATATCGAAAAATTCTGAACTTTAAATTTAAAATATGAACTGAGATTCCAGATAAGACGGGTCCAATAATGGTCATTCCAGGCATGTTTAAATCCACAGTTTTATTTTACCACAGaataaaagaaacaacaaatgATTAAAGTGGCAATCAATTATGAGCTGAGCCTGACCTTCATGTGAGGCAGAAGTGCTTTATCAGCAGCTCTAGATATACGAATGAATGATGAGCATATCTGTAACCTTGCTAAGCGAGAATTGTTTGATGGATCCTGCCAAGACAACCATACAGTAAATGGTAGAAATGACAAGTGTAAACACAAACTTGTATAATATGGCAACCAAATAATTCAAATTCAGCGAACagaatattaaaaaaaacagcatGGAATAATTGTGTATACAAAGATATGCCCAGCTCAAATTGACATCAGTTTTTCATTTCTGCAACTGTTACCAATGCTCATTTTGAGCTCTAGGGAACTGATGAACACAGGTGAATGTAGTGCTGCTAGATTACCTCCACAGCTGCCCCTTCTTTACAACTTTTTGCAAAGAATGCTACATGGTTCACGGTACAAAATGGTATTTGCCATACTTGCTATAGTGGAGACCATACTCTAACTACTGCCACTACTACAGCCTATGTCATTCAACCAACTAGAGAACAAGTTGCAGCATGGCTGCGCATACCTACTACTGCCTGCAGCCATCGCACATGATTGGCATGGCAGGATCCTTCGATAGGCATTCATTCACAAAAGAAACTAACAATTACGAGACTTACACAACAACATCCTTTATCCAAAAAAAACAGCAACATCACTGGAATTGATTGGTTGAACTGATATGAATCCCCAGCCTTACTACTTCACACAGAATCACAGTACTATGGTATTTACTGAAGTAAAAAGATAGATGTACCTGAAATGTGATGGGGAGAGACGTCAACAGTTCAAAAAGCTTATTAACAACACTGGCAACTGCATCTGGATAATGTCTCAAGAAAGGACCCAAAGCATCCAAATAATGACCATGAATAACCGCAAGGTTAGGTTCCGTCCACTTTAAAGAAAGAAGCTGCTGAAGTAAGCCTGGTGAAAAGCACAAGGGAACTTAGCACACTGTAGACCACAGTAGTTAGTCCAAAATAAAGTTAGGTTGAGTGAAACCTTCAAAAATCTTGTGCAGTTGGGATTTCATCTCCAAATCAGTCTTTCCACAATCAACTGAGCCATCAAATATAGCACTGACAACTGCTTCAAGTCCCAGTTGAGCCCCTTCCATAGCATCAAGATACtggaataaaaaatttaatGTGCAGAGGTTAACCTTCTTTGACCAAAAGTCCAAAATGGAAAGAGAAATCATTAAGTTGATGTGTTAAACATATGCAGCTAATCCAACCTGGGGGGATTTAGTTGCTTGATTAGCATCTCCAAAAACAATATTTATTCTCTGAACGATGCTTGCCGCAGCAATCACAGGTCTTTGCGAAGCAATGACTTTAATTAGATCCAACTGCAGGAAGAATTAAAAAATAGTTGTTAAGTAGTAAATGCATAAAGACACAGTTGACTGTGTTGTGAACAAAAAGAGGCCATCATTGGTCCTAAAAAGGTACTGTAAATAGCCTTCTATATACATACCCTCCCAACTGTTTACTACACAAAAAGTTTCACCGCTATGATAGATCACACAATCAAAACTTGCAAGAAAGGAGAACACAGTAGGCAACTGCATGCTGTACATATCAAggtaaagaatcaccaattcaaggaaaaagaaatgTACTATAAATAACTAGCCATGCTCCTATTCTTGCTTAGCTTTGCATCATGAAACCAAACTCCAAGACCAACGGAGACTGGGGATGGCAGGATATATTGATGGACAAGGGCAACCACAAATAACCTTCAAACATAAACAAGGATCAAGGGCAACTGCTGCGTATAGAAGTCAAGAGGAAACAAGACATACCAATTTGGTGCGGTAGTTGCAGAAGTCACTTTTCCCCTCAAGTTCTTCGCTCCATAGTTCTAACAACCCGGAAGATGCACTTCCACTGTTCTTGAGCATTCTTTTGAAAGAAACATCCAATATTGTACTGTATATTTCATCAGTAACAAATACTGATacccctttcttctccttttctgttGATAAGTCACCAGTGGATGCAGAATTACCAGCAGCAAAGTTGTCACCAGAAACACGCGCAACAGACTTAGCTTTCGATGGTTCTCTCAATACCACCTACGCAAAGTTTGGGTTAACTGTCTCAAGTTACGAAATTATATGGCACGCATTTCAACTATGCAAACAAAGATTAGGAGATTACCAGCCAAAATAATAAAGACTGGAAATGAAGCGCGATTTTGTAATGTTTGTAATACTCCAACATCTGCAAGGAATAGTAAAAGGTAAGGGACCAAATTCTAACACATGGAAATCATCACATTAGCGAAATTTTAGGACTAGCATGAATTTCGATAAGCATATCCAACAGTCATGTAGTTACACAGGCTATCGGGCATTGCCCACAGGCAATAGATATATGACATCACCTTATTAGTGACCACTACACGTACTGACGAGCCAGGGAACAAACATTCAGTGATAAAAGGACTTCTCTGGGGTGCTGATATAACCAACCAGAAAGTTTTATTCGTTTTAATTTTATATTTTCAAGAGTTAACGTCTCAATGATAAAAGAGTTACACACAAATACAGCTGTCCTGGTGGCTAGATATTAAGCATGCGTCAGGGAGTGGGTTGAATCCTACATTCCTACGTCAGCTGCACTTATTTTGCATTCCAAATaaaaaatggcaaaaaaaaaaaaggatggcaCATGTGGAATTCAAGCACAACACCACAATGAGTACACGACCACATAGAGTATATGATATTGCAACTACAGCAGAAGCACTTTCTTGTCAAACTCAGTTTTGTGGGCTATATTCTCAAGTTTTAATTGTGAAATTAACATCAAACCAAAAAAAGGTAGTCTTTCACAACATTTCAACAAACCCAGAGATATTTATTTTGAATCCCTTGATGCCAACTAGCCCTAGAACAAATTAGAAGGGAAGATGCTGTCCAGCAGTACAAGCAATTATTTACTCTTCAAAAAGTATGAGAAGTGTATTTGGAAATGCTCACTTGTTGCAAGAACTGAAAAGTTCTAGCTCCATCAGCTAGTATGCATTGCATGTTAGAAGACCCTAGAGCAACCATTGTCTCACAAACACATGTTGCAAACTCATACTCGCTTTCATCAATAGAACTAGGCTGCATGCCAGGTCTGGTCAAAAATTGTTGTGAAATGTTCATCAACACCTGGAAAATGTTGCACATTGCAGCATCATACTCAGAAACTGCAACATCCACAGGTCTTTTTCTGTGACAGAGCACCACACAAACCAAGAACATATCAGAAAACGGAAAGACTACCAGTGAAATGAACTTTTAGTTAAAAAGTACATAAAGTCCCTCTGTACCTCTGACATATTACTTTAAAAAACTCGCAAGCATGGAGGC encodes the following:
- the LOC117856796 gene encoding protein HASTY 1 gives rise to the protein MAADPAAAAAASAAAAISAVMDWRSTPDARAAAFAYLESVKSGDVRALASTSFLLVRKDQTSEIRLHGFKMLQHLVRLRWEELSASERNEFANLTINLISDVVGPDEVWALKSQTAALVAEVVRREGVALWNTILPSIVSLSNCGPIEAELVAMILRWLPEDITVHNEDLEGDRRRSLLRGLTESLPQILPLLYSLLEKHFVAALSEHSKQQMNLAKQHAGTVTAVLNAVNAYAEWAPVTDLAKYGLIHGCGSLLSYSDFRLHACEFFKVICQRKRPVDVAVSEYDAAMCNIFQVLMNISQQFLTRPGMQPSSIDESEYEFATCVCETMVALGSSNMQCILADGARTFQFLQQMLEYYKHYKIALHFQSLLFWLVVLREPSKAKSVARVSGDNFAAGNSASTGDLSTEKEKKGVSVFVTDEIYSTILDVSFKRMLKNSGSASSGLLELWSEELEGKSDFCNYRTKLLDLIKVIASQRPVIAAASIVQRINIVFGDANQATKSPQYLDAMEGAQLGLEAVVSAIFDGSVDCGKTDLEMKSQLHKIFEGLLQQLLSLKWTEPNLAVIHGHYLDALGPFLRHYPDAVASVVNKLFELLTSLPITFQDPSNNSRLARLQICSSFIRISRAADKALLPHMKNIADTMAYLQGEGRLLRGEHNHLCEAFLVMASSAGIQQQQEVLAWLLEPLNKLWTQVEWQTAYLSDPTGLTNMFADSQFMWSIYHTVTFFEKALKRSGTKKSTATPQAPTTTAAPGYLHPMSSHLAWILPPLLRLLRCIHALWAEPFAQSQTGEIKAAKSMTVAEQASLLGETGKLTKGQVAPADGLLDVQRDGESKENNIKNWLRGIRDSGYNVLGLAATLGEAFFRCAEASSVTLALMENVQVMEFRHLRQLIHLVIIPFVKHCPADLWQVWLVNLLQPLVVHCQQALHYSWSSLLHEGRAKVPDNIGNLSGSELKVEVMEEKLLRDLTREVCSVLWALASPGLNSGLPSLEQLGPSNRMDSLKNLESFASSSLTGFLMLHVGTALPALRISVEVFSWTDSDAVTKVIPFCGALIHLAVASNQAELRQFVAKDLFSSIIQGLSVESNSVMSAELVGLCREIYVYLSDRDPAPRQVLLSLPHIKQEDLLAFDDSLSKTASPKEQKQHMRSLLLLATGNKLRALAAQKTTNVITNVTTRNRSSAAHHGSIAEEDGQIGLAALSST